One genomic segment of [Phormidium] sp. ETS-05 includes these proteins:
- a CDS encoding DUF362 domain-containing protein codes for MEKVSLISANSYDISQLRKSLENLLEPLGGMAAFVKPGNRVLLKPNLLTGSRPGKECVTRPEVVYCVAQMVKEAGGKPFLGDSPAFGSAKGVATASGYLPMIEELDLPVVEFHGKRYETVSEEFNHLRLCKEAIEADVVINLPKVKSHVQLTVTLGVKNLFGCVPGKMKAWWHLEAGKDSDRFGEMLVETARAINPDLTIVDGIIGHEGNGPSGGEPRELGVLAASRDVFACDRALLHILNVDPYLVPTAAAANRLGLLPQLSDIEFPLLHPAEVQITDWKLPAALVPIDFGLPRVLKSTFKHFYIRWIKEPMKVYANR; via the coding sequence ATGGAAAAAGTCAGCTTAATTAGTGCCAATTCATACGACATTTCCCAACTACGCAAGTCTTTAGAAAACCTCTTGGAGCCTTTGGGGGGAATGGCGGCTTTTGTCAAACCAGGAAACCGGGTATTACTGAAACCGAATCTGCTCACCGGTTCCCGTCCGGGGAAAGAATGCGTCACCCGCCCGGAAGTGGTTTACTGTGTTGCTCAAATGGTAAAAGAAGCTGGCGGTAAACCGTTTTTGGGAGATAGTCCCGCTTTTGGTAGTGCCAAAGGTGTGGCTACGGCGAGTGGTTATTTACCCATGATAGAAGAGTTGGATTTGCCGGTGGTGGAGTTTCACGGGAAACGCTATGAAACTGTGAGCGAGGAATTTAATCACTTGCGGCTGTGCAAGGAGGCGATCGAAGCCGATGTAGTGATTAATTTACCCAAGGTAAAATCCCACGTGCAATTAACCGTGACTTTGGGGGTAAAAAACCTGTTTGGTTGCGTTCCGGGTAAGATGAAAGCATGGTGGCATTTGGAAGCCGGGAAAGATAGCGATCGGTTTGGGGAAATGCTGGTGGAAACAGCCCGGGCAATCAATCCCGATTTAACTATTGTAGATGGGATTATCGGCCATGAAGGGAACGGACCGAGCGGCGGAGAACCGCGAGAGTTAGGAGTTTTGGCGGCTTCTCGGGATGTATTTGCGTGCGATCGAGCTTTGCTGCACATCCTCAACGTGGACCCCTACCTCGTCCCCACCGCCGCCGCAGCTAATCGTCTGGGATTACTTCCCCAACTATCGGACATAGAATTTCCCCTCCTGCACCCCGCAGAAGTGCAAATTACCGATTGGAAACTCCCCGCCGCCTTAGTTCCCATCGACTTCGGTTTACCCCGCGTCCTCAAATCCACATTTAAACACTTTTACATCCGCTGGATAAAAGAACCGATGAAAGTTTACGCCAACCGCTAG
- a CDS encoding aspartate ammonia-lyase, translating to MGVRQIPATAYYGIQTLRAVENFPISGLKPLPTYIDACLLIKKAAAMANIELGCIPPDIGSAIIQAADEILQGSWRDQFVVDVYQAGAGTSHHMNVNEVLANRALEILGDTKGNYDRISPNDHVNYGQSTNDVIPTAIRIGGLLALQKTLYPALTNAVAALQDKATAFRDIVKSGRTHNQDAVPVRLGEGFRAWFHIIADHHRRLERAAEDLMVLGLGGSAVGTGLNTHPQYRFRAIAILAELTGMPLQPAPHMMAAMQSMAPFASVSGALRNLAVDLLKISHDLRLMDSGPKTGLKEIQLPPVQPGSSIMPGKYNPVMAEMTSMVCFQVMGYDSAIALAAQAGQLELNVMMPLIAYNLIHSIEILGNTLAALTERCLKGITAVEERCEAYAEGSLALVTALNTHIGYLNAAAVAKESLETGKSLRQIVLEKGLMTAEQLAQVLDLQQMSYMPE from the coding sequence ATGGGGGTTCGACAAATTCCCGCCACCGCCTACTACGGCATCCAAACCCTGCGGGCAGTGGAAAACTTTCCCATCAGCGGGCTGAAACCCCTACCAACTTATATCGATGCCTGCCTGTTGATTAAAAAAGCAGCCGCAATGGCCAATATTGAATTAGGCTGTATTCCCCCAGACATCGGCTCCGCCATCATCCAAGCCGCCGATGAAATCCTCCAGGGCAGTTGGCGCGACCAGTTTGTGGTCGATGTCTATCAAGCCGGAGCAGGCACCTCCCACCATATGAACGTTAATGAAGTGCTAGCCAACCGGGCCCTGGAAATCCTCGGCGACACCAAGGGCAACTACGATCGCATCAGCCCCAACGACCATGTAAACTACGGTCAATCCACCAACGATGTCATTCCCACCGCCATTAGAATTGGCGGTTTGCTCGCACTCCAAAAAACCCTCTACCCCGCTCTCACCAACGCCGTGGCAGCCCTGCAAGACAAAGCCACCGCCTTTCGAGACATCGTAAAATCCGGTAGAACCCACAATCAAGACGCCGTACCCGTGCGTTTAGGCGAAGGGTTTCGCGCCTGGTTCCACATCATAGCCGACCACCACCGCCGCCTAGAACGAGCCGCCGAGGATTTAATGGTATTGGGATTAGGTGGTTCCGCCGTAGGAACCGGATTAAATACCCATCCCCAATACCGCTTCCGAGCCATTGCCATCCTCGCCGAATTAACCGGGATGCCCCTGCAACCCGCCCCCCACATGATGGCAGCCATGCAGAGTATGGCTCCATTTGCCAGCGTCTCCGGGGCATTACGCAATTTAGCCGTGGACCTGCTGAAAATTTCCCATGACTTGCGTCTGATGGACTCTGGCCCCAAAACCGGACTGAAAGAAATTCAGCTCCCACCAGTGCAGCCCGGTTCTTCGATTATGCCAGGGAAGTATAATCCGGTCATGGCGGAAATGACTTCGATGGTTTGCTTTCAGGTGATGGGTTATGATAGTGCGATCGCCCTCGCCGCCCAAGCCGGACAGCTAGAATTAAACGTGATGATGCCCCTGATTGCCTACAATCTCATTCATAGTATTGAAATCCTGGGCAACACTTTAGCCGCTCTCACAGAACGGTGTCTCAAAGGCATTACCGCAGTGGAAGAGCGCTGCGAAGCCTACGCCGAAGGCAGTTTAGCTCTTGTCACCGCCCTAAACACCCACATCGGCTATCTCAACGCCGCCGCCGTCGCCAAAGAATCCCTGGAAACTGGCAAATCCCTCCGCCAAATCGTCCTAGAAAAAGGTCTGATGACTGCAGAGCAACTCGCCCAAGTTCTCGACTTACAACAAATGAGCTATATGCCAGAATAG
- a CDS encoding tetratricopeptide repeat protein has translation MNQTTTVYEKILECRPDSYGDWYHQGNALQDMGRYQEALYSYEQALEYQPEDYWAWYQRGKVLEQLGCYEDAIASFDKALEIRPDDYWAWYEKACVMRSLGRYEEALASYDKALAIRPDDYWSWYRRGGVLQDCDRDEEAAASYSKALEIRPDDYWSWYRLGETMQAAGNYEEALTNYDRALAIKPNQDACWHQRGKMLDILGESEAALDCFDRAIELNPDEPTYWYDRGIVLDDMERFEEAATSYEQAINLNPDNYWAWYQLGNVLVQLGNYEDAVPIYNKAISCQPSWDYWPELKQLGSWIWYELANAQNHLGRTAEAEISFRRGNAIEASNL, from the coding sequence ATGAATCAAACCACCACCGTCTATGAGAAAATTTTGGAGTGCCGCCCCGATAGTTATGGGGACTGGTATCATCAGGGCAATGCCCTGCAGGATATGGGGCGTTATCAAGAAGCGCTCTACAGCTATGAGCAAGCCCTAGAGTATCAGCCGGAAGATTACTGGGCTTGGTATCAGCGAGGTAAAGTCTTGGAACAACTGGGCTGCTATGAAGATGCGATCGCCAGTTTTGACAAGGCTCTGGAAATCCGCCCCGATGACTACTGGGCATGGTATGAGAAAGCCTGTGTGATGCGCTCTTTGGGTCGTTATGAGGAGGCTCTTGCTAGCTATGACAAGGCGCTGGCAATCCGCCCCGATGATTATTGGTCTTGGTATCGACGGGGGGGTGTTTTGCAAGATTGCGATCGCGATGAAGAAGCTGCAGCTAGCTATAGCAAGGCTTTAGAAATCCGACCTGATGATTACTGGTCCTGGTATCGTTTGGGAGAAACGATGCAGGCGGCGGGCAATTATGAGGAAGCTCTGACAAATTATGATCGGGCTTTGGCCATTAAGCCGAATCAAGACGCCTGCTGGCACCAGCGGGGTAAAATGCTGGATATCTTGGGTGAATCTGAAGCGGCTCTGGATTGTTTCGATCGGGCGATCGAACTCAACCCAGACGAGCCAACTTACTGGTACGATCGGGGCATCGTCCTCGACGATATGGAACGGTTTGAGGAAGCCGCCACCAGCTATGAACAGGCGATTAACCTCAACCCAGATAACTATTGGGCGTGGTATCAATTGGGAAATGTTTTGGTGCAATTGGGCAACTATGAAGACGCTGTGCCCATATACAACAAAGCCATTTCCTGCCAACCGAGCTGGGATTATTGGCCAGAGTTAAAGCAGTTGGGGAGTTGGATTTGGTATGAATTGGCTAATGCCCAAAATCATCTGGGACGCACTGCAGAGGCGGAAATTAGCTTCCGGCGAGGCAATGCGATTGAGGCGAGTAATTTGTAG
- a CDS encoding tetratricopeptide repeat protein yields MDHPNGSGETIAPDSDTSLGKRNDYLHWYQRATVLRDSGRYEEALVGYDRAIELRPDDYWSWYQRGNVLSDLKRYTEAVASYEKALELRPDDYWALYQLGNALLGLGRDEEALASFDKALKIRPDDYWTWYQRGMALDDLRQTEAALASFDKALEIRPDDYWAWYRRGDTLHRVSRYEEAARSYERAAELKPDDYWAWYRLGAARDSLARYSEAISAFHKASQIKPQAPESHYSQACCYASLANDDSRPDATVRAIEHLHHAINLDPEAYRPKAALSPRFDSIRQDQRFHALMNPHDD; encoded by the coding sequence ATGGATCATCCCAACGGCAGCGGCGAAACTATCGCCCCAGACTCAGATACCTCTTTAGGCAAGCGAAATGATTATTTGCACTGGTATCAGCGAGCCACCGTCTTGCGAGACTCGGGACGTTATGAGGAAGCTTTGGTGGGATATGATAGGGCGATCGAATTGAGACCCGATGATTATTGGTCTTGGTATCAGCGGGGAAATGTGCTGAGCGACCTCAAACGCTATACCGAAGCGGTGGCTAGCTATGAAAAAGCTCTCGAACTCAGGCCCGATGACTATTGGGCTTTGTATCAGCTCGGCAATGCTTTGCTGGGCTTGGGGCGGGATGAAGAGGCTCTAGCCAGTTTTGACAAAGCCCTTAAAATCAGACCCGATGACTACTGGACCTGGTATCAGCGGGGGATGGCTCTGGACGACCTCCGGCAGACTGAGGCAGCTCTGGCCAGTTTTGACAAAGCCCTAGAAATCAGGCCCGATGATTACTGGGCCTGGTATCGTCGGGGCGATACTCTCCATCGCGTCAGCCGCTATGAAGAAGCCGCCCGCAGTTACGAGCGAGCTGCAGAGCTAAAACCAGACGACTATTGGGCCTGGTATCGTCTCGGAGCAGCTCGGGATAGCTTGGCTCGCTATAGTGAGGCCATATCGGCTTTTCACAAGGCGAGCCAAATTAAACCCCAAGCCCCAGAATCTCACTATAGTCAGGCTTGCTGCTATGCTAGTTTAGCGAATGATGATAGTCGGCCTGATGCCACAGTGCGAGCCATTGAACACTTGCACCACGCCATCAACCTAGATCCAGAAGCATACCGCCCCAAAGCCGCTCTCAGTCCCCGCTTTGACTCCATTCGCCAAGACCAGCGGTTTCATGCTTTGATGAATCCTCACGATGATTAA
- a CDS encoding AEC family transporter produces the protein MPTLRAAALAADNPLKNSTILPMIAILSAVFPVGSIVLIGFIAAKTLELHLPTLSRLALYVLFPAMVANSLYRTTLSAQSAAAIVLGCTLTYFAIGLVAWWWGRNLGLAVPLQKSLVTTSVLPNAGNMGLPVNLFALGAPGLDRAVVYMICHSILSVITVPAFLNGGGWRRGLAFTLRLPLIWAVLLGLGLRFSQIELPLKLDRGLQLLGEGTIPLALLVLGVQIASRRFEPGRYEVGASLLRLIGGAMVALVVGKGMGMSGLDLQVLVLQSAMPCAINSFLMVNEFGGDAARTAQAVVISTLLAFVTLPLVLWAIASL, from the coding sequence ATGCCCACCCTACGGGCTGCGGCTCTGGCGGCTGACAATCCCCTGAAAAACAGTACAATTCTACCTATGATTGCGATTTTATCTGCGGTGTTTCCGGTAGGGTCGATCGTCCTGATTGGCTTTATCGCCGCCAAAACCCTAGAACTGCATTTACCTACCCTGTCTCGCCTCGCCCTTTACGTTCTATTTCCGGCGATGGTGGCGAACAGTCTCTACCGCACGACTCTGAGTGCCCAGAGTGCAGCGGCGATCGTCCTCGGTTGCACTCTCACCTACTTTGCCATTGGCTTGGTTGCCTGGTGGTGGGGACGTAATTTGGGTTTAGCCGTACCCCTGCAAAAAAGTTTAGTCACTACCAGCGTCCTACCCAATGCGGGCAATATGGGACTACCGGTGAATTTGTTTGCCTTGGGAGCCCCCGGTTTGGACCGCGCCGTGGTGTATATGATTTGCCACAGTATTTTATCGGTGATTACGGTTCCGGCGTTTCTGAATGGGGGTGGTTGGCGTCGGGGATTGGCTTTTACCCTCAGACTACCCCTAATTTGGGCGGTGTTGCTGGGTTTAGGCTTGCGCTTTTCTCAAATCGAGTTACCGCTGAAACTCGATCGGGGCTTGCAGTTGCTCGGTGAAGGGACTATTCCTCTGGCGTTGTTAGTCTTGGGCGTCCAAATTGCCAGCAGACGTTTTGAGCCGGGACGCTACGAAGTCGGAGCCAGTTTGTTGCGCTTGATAGGAGGAGCTATGGTGGCGTTGGTGGTGGGTAAAGGTATGGGGATGTCCGGTTTGGACTTGCAAGTGCTAGTGTTACAAAGTGCGATGCCTTGTGCGATTAATTCTTTTTTGATGGTGAATGAATTTGGCGGCGATGCGGCTCGCACGGCGCAAGCGGTGGTGATTTCAACCCTGCTGGCTTTTGTGACTTTGCCTTTGGTGCTGTGGGCGATCGCTTCCCTGTGA
- a CDS encoding sulfotransferase — MQNQIHFISGLPRSGSTLLGAILQQNPRFHAGMSSPVGGLVEQMLIAMSEENEFSVFISPEQKRQLIFSIFTTYYQPQADKAVIFDTNRLWCAKLSLIRELFPEAKIICCVRNIAWIMDSIERLIRRNAFDVSLLFNNPAERATIYSRTEALSQGGRLVGFAYTALKEAFYSEDSHKLLIVDYDLLAKRPDKTISLIYQFLGEEPFHHNFDNIKYDAPEFDLKLNTKDLHKVRQKVEFQPRQTILPPDLFERYNSLSFWEQPSPTRANLIVAKPKYSTLHN, encoded by the coding sequence ATGCAAAACCAAATTCATTTTATCTCCGGTTTGCCCCGCTCCGGTTCCACCTTACTCGGCGCCATTTTACAGCAAAATCCCCGGTTTCATGCCGGTATGAGCAGCCCTGTAGGAGGATTAGTCGAACAAATGCTCATAGCCATGAGCGAAGAAAACGAATTTTCCGTATTTATATCCCCCGAACAGAAACGGCAACTTATCTTCAGTATCTTTACCACCTACTACCAGCCCCAAGCCGACAAAGCAGTTATCTTTGATACCAATCGCCTGTGGTGTGCGAAATTAAGCTTAATTCGTGAATTATTTCCTGAAGCCAAAATTATCTGCTGCGTCAGAAACATCGCTTGGATTATGGACAGCATCGAAAGACTGATTCGCCGCAACGCCTTTGACGTTTCCCTGCTATTTAACAATCCCGCCGAAAGAGCCACAATTTACAGCCGCACCGAAGCTCTCAGTCAGGGGGGCAGATTAGTCGGATTTGCCTACACCGCCCTCAAAGAAGCATTCTACAGCGAGGATAGCCATAAATTGCTGATAGTTGATTATGACCTGCTTGCCAAAAGACCAGATAAAACAATTTCCTTAATCTATCAATTTTTGGGAGAAGAACCTTTCCATCACAACTTTGACAACATCAAATACGACGCCCCAGAATTTGACTTAAAGCTCAACACCAAAGACTTACATAAAGTCCGGCAAAAAGTCGAATTTCAGCCGCGACAGACTATATTACCGCCAGACTTATTTGAGCGGTACAACAGCTTGTCTTTTTGGGAACAGCCCAGCCCAACTCGGGCAAACTTAATTGTCGCTAAACCTAAATACAGCACTTTGCATAACTAA